TGCAACGTGCCGGTTCCCATCCGCCGCCGCAAATGAGCGACACCAGCTATGATCTGACGGCTACGCTCTGGCGCTGGTCGGGCGGTGCCAATGCGACCGACTGGTTCTTCGTCACCATTGATGGCGAAGCGGACGAGGCGCTTTCTGCCACCGCGCTGATGCACCGGCTGGAGACAGGCCGCCGTTCGGGCTGGGGCTCGGTGAAAGTAAGCGTGACGGTGGGCGATACGGCGTGGCGCACTTCGGCGTTTCCCAGCAAGGCCGAAGGGTGGATGGTGCCGGTCAAGGCTGCTGTGCGCAAGGCCGAAGGGCTGGTTGAGGGCGAGCCGTTCACGCTCACGCTGGCGTTCTGAAAATCAGCCGCCGCGCAGGACTTTCTCCACCGCCTCGGCGATCTGCTGCACCGAGAAGGGCTTGGCGAGGAAGTGCATGTTGGGAATGTCGATCTCGCGCCGCAGATGCTCTTCGGCATAGCCTGACATGAACAGGAACGGCAGGTCGGGCTTCAGGGCGCGGATCTC
This genomic interval from Novosphingobium sp. CECT 9465 contains the following:
- a CDS encoding DUF1905 domain-containing protein, with protein sequence MSDTSYDLTATLWRWSGGANATDWFFVTIDGEADEALSATALMHRLETGRRSGWGSVKVSVTVGDTAWRTSAFPSKAEGWMVPVKAAVRKAEGLVEGEPFTLTLAF